The following coding sequences lie in one Streptomyces venezuelae genomic window:
- a CDS encoding glycoside hydrolase family 26 protein yields the protein MAPHTPQRLRRRGRVAFIAAGIVSSLALATVPGHTADAERDGEPPGGASAAPAFGAYLDYGPRGVERMTELSRWLGGAELRVGHTYLPGDLWSNIEGAPNFLEKWAEWRKAKDDRIFVLNVPMLERNEDGVGDTEVAGQLRRGATGAFDEHFRVLAKRLVDLGVPDTVVVLGWEMNGTTYTHRCGPDPESWKKYWNRIVTTMRSVPGQKFKFDFTPSRGRDAVPWTNCYPGDDTVDIIGMDSYDQPRGMSFDEQVKEPYGLQHHVDFAADHKKPISYPEWGLFRNGDNEEYMRRMLEWMKEKKPLYNTVTDYCPHGVWQCKQNPESAEIYRKILSGRDTVPTEPTNPVNPPNCSPVEFGEWVEKWLGGKLCLRFDWWKDYQKTGDQKTEDQKTGDPTKS from the coding sequence ATGGCACCACACACCCCACAACGGCTTCGGCGCCGTGGACGTGTCGCATTCATCGCCGCGGGAATCGTTTCGTCGCTCGCGCTGGCCACGGTGCCGGGGCATACGGCGGATGCGGAACGTGACGGTGAACCACCCGGGGGCGCTTCCGCGGCCCCCGCCTTCGGCGCCTATCTCGATTACGGTCCCCGCGGGGTCGAGCGGATGACCGAACTCAGCCGGTGGCTCGGCGGGGCCGAACTGCGGGTCGGTCATACGTACCTCCCGGGTGACCTCTGGAGCAATATCGAGGGCGCCCCGAACTTCCTGGAGAAATGGGCCGAGTGGCGCAAGGCGAAGGACGACAGGATCTTCGTGCTCAACGTGCCGATGCTCGAACGCAACGAGGACGGCGTCGGCGACACCGAGGTCGCCGGGCAGCTGAGGAGGGGCGCGACCGGCGCCTTCGACGAGCACTTCCGGGTCCTCGCCAAGCGCCTGGTCGACCTGGGCGTGCCGGACACGGTGGTCGTGCTCGGCTGGGAGATGAACGGCACGACCTACACCCATCGCTGCGGTCCGGACCCGGAGTCCTGGAAGAAGTACTGGAACAGGATCGTCACCACGATGCGTTCGGTGCCGGGGCAGAAGTTCAAGTTCGACTTCACGCCGAGCAGGGGCCGGGACGCCGTTCCGTGGACGAATTGCTATCCCGGTGACGACACGGTCGACATCATCGGCATGGACTCGTACGACCAGCCCCGCGGAATGTCATTCGACGAGCAGGTGAAGGAGCCCTATGGACTCCAGCACCACGTGGACTTCGCGGCGGATCACAAGAAGCCCATCTCATATCCGGAATGGGGTCTGTTCCGCAACGGCGACAACGAGGAATACATGCGCCGCATGCTGGAATGGATGAAGGAGAAGAAGCCGCTGTACAACACGGTCACCGACTACTGCCCGCACGGCGTGTGGCAGTGCAAGCAGAATCCGGAGTCCGCGGAGATCTACCGCAAGATCCTCTCGGGCCGCGACACGGTACCGACCGAGCCGACCAATCCCGTGAATCCGCCGAACTGTTCGCCGGTGGAATTCGGCGAGTGGGTCGAGAAGTGGCTGGGCGGCAAGCTGTGCCTGCGGTTCGACTGGTGGAAGGACTACCAGAAGACCGGGGACCAGAAGACCGAGGACCAGAAGACCGGGGACCCGACGAAGTCCTGA
- a CDS encoding GNAT family N-acetyltransferase — translation MSTAARTEPRTAPDTRPAAELCVDEDEFDALAEPWGRLHRSCGAATPFQSHAWLSSWWQSYGSPGRLRVLLVRDGARLIAAAPLMRVDRPLPALKPLGGAISDFTDVLVDDACREEGTEALLSGLYALARTALIDFGEVRPGACVEGLYARWPGPRRTLAGSPCLELPALPMDGLLKRLPTPRAQRTRAKMRKLSALGVESRVVPADEVENSVRTLLRLHQLQWQGRKVTSEHLQPRFHEHLLRSMRPMVAAGEAVVTEFSLDGEVMAADLTLLSRTLAGGYLYGAHPRLRERKVDVATMLLDACTRHTGGEHPRALSLLRGDEPYKHHWRPEPVANQRLLLARRRTAPLACAVAWGVAGRQWAKRRLREREERRSGGTGRGGGAST, via the coding sequence GTGAGTACGGCGGCGCGCACGGAGCCGCGCACCGCACCCGACACCCGACCGGCGGCCGAACTCTGCGTGGACGAGGACGAGTTCGACGCCCTCGCCGAGCCGTGGGGCCGCCTCCACCGGTCGTGCGGGGCGGCGACGCCGTTCCAGAGCCACGCCTGGCTGTCGTCCTGGTGGCAGTCGTACGGCAGCCCGGGGCGGCTGCGCGTCCTGCTGGTCCGCGACGGCGCCCGCCTCATCGCCGCGGCGCCGCTGATGCGGGTGGACCGGCCGCTGCCCGCCCTCAAGCCGCTGGGCGGCGCGATCTCCGACTTCACGGACGTCCTGGTGGACGACGCGTGCCGGGAGGAGGGCACGGAGGCGCTCCTGTCCGGCCTGTACGCGCTGGCCAGGACCGCGCTGATCGACTTCGGTGAGGTCAGGCCGGGAGCCTGCGTGGAGGGGCTGTACGCGCGCTGGCCGGGACCGCGCCGCACCCTCGCGGGCTCCCCCTGCCTCGAACTTCCCGCGCTGCCCATGGACGGCCTGCTCAAGCGGCTGCCGACGCCGCGGGCCCAGCGCACCCGCGCCAAGATGCGCAAGCTCTCGGCGCTGGGCGTGGAGAGCCGTGTCGTGCCCGCCGACGAGGTGGAGAACTCGGTGCGCACGCTGCTGCGCCTGCACCAGCTCCAGTGGCAGGGCCGCAAGGTGACATCGGAGCACCTCCAGCCGCGGTTCCATGAACACCTGCTGCGCTCGATGCGGCCGATGGTCGCGGCGGGCGAGGCGGTGGTCACCGAGTTCAGCCTGGACGGCGAGGTGATGGCGGCGGACCTGACGCTGCTCTCGCGCACGCTGGCGGGCGGCTACCTGTACGGGGCGCACCCCCGGCTCAGGGAGCGGAAGGTCGATGTCGCGACGATGCTGCTCGACGCGTGCACCCGGCACACCGGCGGCGAACATCCGCGCGCGCTGAGCCTGCTGCGCGGCGACGAGCCGTACAAGCACCACTGGCGCCCCGAACCGGTCGCCAACCAGCGGCTCCTGCTTGCCCGCAGGCGCACCGCGCCGCTGGCGTGCGCGGTGGCGTGGGGCGTGGCGGGCCGCCAGTGGGCGAAGCGGCGGCTGCGCGAGCGCGAGGAGCGGCGGAGCGGCGGAACCGGGCGCGGTGGCGGAGCCTCGACGTGA